Part of the Zea mays cultivar B73 chromosome 4, Zm-B73-REFERENCE-NAM-5.0, whole genome shotgun sequence genome is shown below.
CAGTTACAACGTAtcgtaggggatatacaaaatgatcataaaaggctagtgcgtgtgcttgataagtctactatggcaaatcttccttcgcacgaggttgaattgagggaatacacacataattcatcggctacaggttgtcacgaccagtcacaacccctttatgggatgccgatggacatgtACCCTAGGCAATGACAGCCTCCCACGCACATCGATGATAAATTTGCCGATCAgcgcatgtccggaccgtccgcacgtaggcgcggaccgtctgtgCCAACGGCGGCCGATCCCATTTTTAGAAGCGAATTACCGAGACCTGCACCCAAGCCGCCACATATCGTGCAAACCCTAGATAGCCCATTCGGACTGTCTGCGTATGGCGCCAGACAGTCCGAATATaatgtcggacggtccggccacatggtcggacagtccgcgcacggggctggacggtccgcgtatttaaccggacggtccggcacaaAGTTTTTTAAGGAGGATGGATATCCAACTCCGTATTCGTCCCAGCTAGACTCCCCATCCCACCATATGACACACCAGCACCATAATATAATCTATCAAACCCATGAGAGTGAGTACTTTCTGGCCcctagaaggccagaaaggaatggccagtcctatgaACCTCATAGGGCATGCATTAACGCGTTGCAAAACCCAGACCAATGGGGAGGAAAACAACataccaacatccaaacaaactcactcatattggatcaaagagccggtggtctcccaccggctgccatcgatatagtaagggaggaaatagctggggcgttccgagataagctcggagttagtatagtccccggggggcagtcatatcggagaccttatgatAGCCAGTTTGACCGGCTCCCATACCCACAAGGGACCAGAATACCTGAATTcacaaagttttcgggtgaccaagaaaagagcacgcgtgaacacatagaccagttcttagcacagttaggagaattggccgacaccgaagcattccgtgtacgtttattttcattatctttaacaggaactacattcacatggtatgccacgctccctcctaactccattttgtcgtggggagatttagaacaaaaatttcatgaacatttcttctctggtgattatgagctagatttagtagacttagtagccctacgacaagaaaaagatgaatcggttagtgattacatccggagattccgggatacgagaaaccgatgctttcaaatttatttaacagataaacaactggtgggaatagcctttgatggattgcgctattatttaaaggagaaattagaaggcatccagttctttacgctagcacaattacatcaaagagcttcggcttgtgaaagccaaagcaaagaactagtcaaaatggttcatcataatgtcgatatagtagaacatagtcaaagtagttcggatggtgaaccaaaggaaatttacactgccgaaatagtttggcctgagcaggccaaatcttcggcttgctcctccttgcagccagttcaaaagaaacgacaggaggagattaagtttacatttaatgttggcagatgtgataagatattcgatgaattactaaaaaatggtaacattaagattgattatatcgttccacctgccgacgaactaaagtgtcgcgcatattgcaagtggcacaactcattttcccatgccactaatgattgtaatgtgttccgatgataaatccaatcggccattaatgagggacgattgaaatttcaggaggacacggagccctttccaatgaatatgatcgacttcaatggcaaaaaggtcctaattcggcctagcacagccgataagggcaaagacaaagaagtcatcatcggcaacgcacgggaggccgatggaaacaacaaaattgattgcaggaaagtggtggccgagaagactcctaatggaggggagacactgaaggtgaccatcacaaactCCGGCACGGGAGGGCAAGTGCAGACAAGGGGACATGCGCaagaacccatactacgcatcgcggacggtccggtgcccaggcgcggacggtccgtgacatCGCCAGACGGTCCGGAgcgttccagcggacggtccggcaacgccGAAGAACCaaggcgaccacgtaccttcaaaccacgacgaccagaaataggtacgtggaaaactaacacattcaatgcaactggtcggttggtaaaatctagcccgacctttgatcaattattgtctaaatatgtgaaaaagaaggccggcccagcGACCGGTCACCAAAgcgacctcgcttacccacccaggtgcgacAGCAGGTTAGGCtgattggaccaccacaccaatcggaaaggacgggaggtcataatgttcaattaagacctaacgtacctgcatggacacctccaccaccatatccacctatgtcatatccatacacatacatacctccaccatatgtcccaaatcaaatgtggggcatgccaccatacccatttgggatgccatagtaccccgcttggggggcaccccaaacatccgtattcaataggttgacacctccagtacaagaccgattgagagcccctcaatctggtccacgagcacaggcccagcaagattgtcgaacaactcggccccaaaggctgactaattcGGTAGGGGGGCATACAACTACAACCTTCAACAGTACGAAAAAAGGATacgtcattaaaataggaacgacagatgtcgtcgtacaacaaaataacgaagggccgatgatttttggtgaatcggccaacacaaacaaaaaagaaggtACGACTGTCAAcaaaatagccgatccaaaatactccatgccccgatggtgcccatcgggattgacacgatcgcaaaagcaaaaattacagcgccttagagcaaaggagaatcaggagaaggaggcggaaaaaatattcaatgacacacatccgcagtatccgccaccacaaaagagatggagaccaaaggccgttgaggaaaatcaaacggccacaaagacagaaaataaaacaacaactgtGCAGCTCTTTGCAGGTATGGCAGACAGTCCGTCTATAAAGACCGGACCAACCgtacagggcgcggaccgtccgacccctgaggccgacaATTCCGCAATACACCATGACACCTGCAACGACGTACCaacacccatggaggaagacgacctgcaaggagaagacctggtcgactacgaagctacgccagaacacttagcaaattaggaaagcaaggtgacgaattggtcaggaccagtatggCGCTCGACGGTATTGGGACTAACAGTTCGATCAAAGTTAAAGGGGTCACatccgttgagtcaaccatcgggactaaggccactgcgtatcatcctagtaagtgtcaagatgcctaagaaaactgatgtaatcacatcgagtttgttgcttttggttcgtccagctccaccaaaaggcaggggcatatgTTTGGAACCAAAGTgagccggcggacggtccggccctgaggccggacggtccgcgcctgtgggccggacggtccgcgcaagcgcagaacagattagggttccgagttttgtgctacggttgttagctaaatttgCGGGATTCGCtcagaaattagtttgtaaagggtccagccccctcctctataaatagagaggtatacggccgatttggaatcatcaatcgaattaatagcacttctatttcgcatttatttccagtacaattagaagtagttctagtctagttctagtttagcctctcgatctccaaattcttcgcctctcttcgactataTGCCGATTAGagaagtctaggtcggcctgcccgagcctagacaactcctaggatctctcctccccgacggggtccctcccgggagcgagatccaggcgccgccggcgatcttccgccgcccctacgcacgcgcggaccgtctggctccagggtgcggaccgtccaaccgtcaggaaggagaccctagcccctgcgccaggtcgcggaccatccggccccaggccacggaccgtccgcgcctgactagagagcaccgccacagttcttgttgagtgtttggcgctctaaAAAAGCGTCAACAGGACCCATATGGCCATATATGTGAATCCCAAACAATATCACGGGATACTTCGCAGAAGGCAGTTTCGTGCCAAGCTAGAGGCTCAGAACAAGCTAGTCAAAGCCCGAAAGGTACGTGTTATTATTAATCTCTTATTTACTTTGACCTTGCTGCATCACCTCTCAACAGGCAACGCTTATACCTGGCCTAATGCTGGATAGAATCTCCAACCATGGCAGCCTTACCTCCATGACCTTGTTGCATCATCACCTCTCAACGGGGTTCCGGTGGACGGTTCCTCAACACTAAGCAGCAACAGCAGTCTCACACTGCTCCCAGCAGGTCCACCACAAATGACACAAGCTCCTCAGGTTCATTCAACTCGTCTACGGCTTGGTGGTGGCGCAGCTGGAGATCGATCTATTCTGGCACTGCACCCAAAACAATGGCCTCGCCGCCTCGCAAGATAGTAGCAAGAAGGCTCTTTCTTCATCAGCTCTTGCCTTCACTGTGACTCCAGTGTCGCGCAGAGATGACGCCTTCTTGTATCACCCAGGCCAATCTCAGTTTCTCTGGAAATTTCGGGCAGACAAGCGCGCAAGCTGGGATGCGTAATGGAAGTCAGCATAGGGTTCTAGTTATGAGATGACGGTCTGTGGGCCATGCATAGCTGGTAATCCAGGCTTTTAGGATCCTAGTGTCCGGTGACCGGTGTGGTTTGTCTTTTATGTTCTGTTTGGATTTTAATATTGGAGGACATGAAATTGAATTAGATTTAATGCTAAATTAATCTTAAAATTGAAATGAGTTGTAATTCCGATTCTATTGTTTGGATGTTACTGAATTGGAGTTTAGAATTGTGAGATTTAATTCCACACAATTCAAAAGGGTGGTGCTCATTATTAGGAGGGGAAGTTTATAGTTATAGTCCAATTTTCTGGTAAATTGGGTCCCCGATTCTCGATCTTAATTCCACAAGCAGCTAAACAACATAATGTAGGAAAGTTTATTCCAATTTCTAATTCCGTGCTCTAATACTTACATCCAAACGGGGTATTACACAATTCATCCTTGGCTTAGTTTCTGGCTTGTTACCAAATGTGTCGTCCACAGAAGAGTGCAACTATATATTATCCGTGTCAGTTACTAACTCATATTTGACCAAATTTACAGTATATTATGCCCTAAATAATAGGGATTTTTACATTCGCGGTCCTAGTTGAGGTGCACACCTCATTTCTATACCTGTTTTTTTGTTGATACTCAGTTTTAGCCTCGAGATCGAAAGTTTACTCCATTTGGTGCTCGAACGCCGTCTCCGTTAAAGAACGAGACTGGAGGTCGTAACTGACATGTGGCCCTGGAGGCCGTAACTGACATGTGGCCCCCTGTCCGTCCCCTTAGAAGGGATTTTTCCCCAATCGATTGTGAATCGACCGTCCGCCGCCGCTCACAGCCCGTCCGCCGCCGCCCTGCTCACAGCCACTCGTCCGTCGCCGCCCCGCTCACAGCCACTCGTCCGTCACCGCTCACAGCCACTCGTCCGCCGCCGCTCACAGCCCACCGCCGAATCTGGAGGAGCCGGGAGGAGCCGGTCAGGAAGACGCCGCGACGCTCGCTGTGGAGGAGCCGCAAGTAGCAGCTGCGCTCCCAGAGGGCACAGCCAGCTCCTACGCGGAGCTCCTAGGTCCGGCGCGCGTCTCCAGCTAGCCGCTCTCCCCACTCCAGCGCCGGATTTGCAGCTCCAGCGTGTCTACAGCTCCAGCGCGCCTCCAGGTCCCCTCCAACGTGTGGCTCCAGCTTTCTTCAAGAAGGTGAGGCTCTAATTGACATGGGCATTGTGGCTGTGGTCCTAATGAATTGTGGAGTAGATAGTGCGGCTCTCTGATCCATATGGAGTAGCCGAGTAGTCCCTAGATAGTGCGGCTCTGGTCCATGTCACTTTCTTGATTGTAGTATCCCTATTTAAGTAGTGCTCCACGTGCCCATGTCACTTTCTCCATAAACCATGTCCAGCTCTCCCCACCCCATGTAGGTAGTGGAGGCTCCTTTGTTTGTACTTTTTGTCCTGTATTGTTGGTAATTGGTGCTTGAGACAAATGCTCTAATTACAAACAATTATCTCTTTTTTGTTAACTAGGATGAATTCAAACACTCATGTGGAAGCTCTTGAGGATGATGTCCTTAATGCTAATGAAGATGAGAGAATGTTTCCTGAGTTTGTTGAAAATGGTCATGCACGTGGGTATGACATGCTTGCACAATTCGAGGATACCGATGATGAAGAGAGGGAGGAGAACCTTACCATGGGTGTGCCTGATGATGTAGAAGATGAGGATAGACTGATTGTTGATTGGGATAGAGAAAATCCAAGTCTAGAAGAAGGCAATACTTTTCCAACCATGAGAGATTGTAGGAATGCACTCGCAACCTATTGCATCAGAGGGGAATACGACTTTATCATTGACAAGAGTTCGCCCAAGAGATACATTGTGCATTGTTGGTTTGAGCGGTGTAAGTGGAGGATGCATGCCTCCACTATGAGGAATAACACTATTGTTCAAGTTATGGTCAACCCTTTTCCGCACACATGCCCAAGTGCCGAAAGAAAAGTGACGCAGAGGGCAGCCAAGAGCAGGTGGTGCTGTGATGCAGTGTTACAGTGGGTGACAGAAAATCCTTTTATTGGTCCAACCGCACTTATtaagaagattcatgagaagcatAACATTCAAGTGCCTTACATGAGGGTCTTCTATGGGAAACAAATGGCTCTTGATAAAATCTATGGTCCATGGAAGGAAAGTTTTCAACTATTGTACTCATTTAAATCCGAAGTGGAGAAGGCTTGTCCTGGAAGTGTTGTGCAGATTGACAAGCACAAAGTAGTGTACAATGTGAAAGGTAAAACTATGGAGAAGGAATGCTTTCGGAGAGTATTTGTTTCATTCAAGGCTTGTTGGAAGGGTTTTTTGGATGGTTGTAGGCCATACTTGGCGGTGGATGCAACTGTTTTGACCGGCAAATTCACAGGACAGTTAGTGGCTGCTTGTGCTATAGATGGgcaaaattggttgtatccagttGCTTATGGTGTCTTGGAGGTTGAATCATCAGAGAGCTGGACATGGTTTATGGAGAATCTGCGACATGTCATTGGGTTTCCTAATGGATTGGTCATACACACAGATGCTTGCAAAGGTTTGGAGGTTGCAGTGGATCATGTGTTCCCTGGAGTGGAGTACAGGGAATGCATGCGGCATCTTGCTGGACACTTTGTGAAGAGGCAGGCAGTAACGGGGCATCGTACGTGCAGTGCGGCAGAGCGGGCCAGGACGCGGACTGCCAAGGACTACCAGAAGGCCGACGCACTGCAGAAGGCCATAGTCGACGCAGGGTACAAGTGATCACTACGTTGCAGGGTATAGGAATGAAAACGAGTATAGGAATGAAAACAAGGACTACCAGAAGCCTTCCGTGTGGAAAGACGCAGCAGCCACGACGAGGAGAGGCTGGCAGGGGAGatccacggcggcggcggcgggctgcGTCCGTGTCGGGGCAGCAGCCACGGCGGAGAGGGGCTGCGGCGCGGCGGCGGAGAGAGGTCGTGCGCCGGGGCAGCAGCGGCGGCGAGGGCAGAGAGAGGTTGCGGCGGCGGAGAGAGGCTGCTGCTGCGGCGGGCTCGTGTCGGCCGgggcagcagcggcggcggcggagaggggctgcggtggcggCGCTGGCGGCGGTCGGGTGAGGATTTCTCCCTCCCGATCCGTTTCTGCCGCTCGAGTGAGGGTTTGGAATCCAAGTTATGCTCATGTGGGACCCATGTGCAGTAACGGGGCAGCGCTCCACTCACGGCAACGGCGTCCAAGCCTTTTACCGATGCAAGTGCACTTTGTCGTGGTTAGATCTGAGCAGTTTTGTTGCGTACGGTCAAATTTGAGGACGATGGCATCACTGAGGCCACAAATGTAAAATTCCCTAAATAATATTATGTCTTCAAATAAATTTATTTTAAAAATAGATTCTATAACTAAACTAATGCTACTTTTTATTACAAATGTCTGTATTTTAATATAGATTTAGTCAGAATTTAGACTGTTTGTTTCCTTCAAATTTAGACTGTTTGATTCTTTATAAATTTAGTAGAGACCTGGCTGAACCTTGAGCCCTTTAATTTGATTTTGAGGACCTAAGTAGATATTCTGCTAGAGTTGATATTAAAAAAAACATATTTCTGGAAACTTTGAGAGCCTAGATTACACTACAGACAGCTTAACACCTTTTAAGACTTTTCGTGGACCGAGGGAGTAGCAGGAATTAGGATGTAAAAACTATAGTACATTGGTTAAATGAATCATGTTTTTAGCAGTAATTGAAAGCATCTAAACTCTGCTTGACACCTAAAGAAAGAAGTATCTATACTATTCTATAAGCCTATCGACAAGAACCACAGTTTGCTGGAACGTTATTCTCAAAAAAAGGGAAAATTGCTGGAACGTTTCAAGTTTTACGGGAATCTCGCAACCAGTTACTACAAGCCGATTATCTGAATGAAACCAGTTAAGAAAATAGTGATATCAGATCTTGAATTTACACTATAAAACTGCCCCAATTCAACCGAGCAGATCATCAGAAATCCAGAATTATCAATAACTATCTAACGTGTGCATCCCGAACTAGGATCACCACACCGGTCTGTCATGACCATGAGAACCTACAACAAAGCAGTGCTCCTCGTCCTTGCCATGGTGATGGCGGTGCTGTCGACAGGTAACTACCCATAAGCAGGACTGCTGGTGACAATACCGTATAGTGATCTGATCTCCATTTCTCCCTGCAGGGATCTGCACggtgccggcgccggcgccgagcTTGGAGGAGTTCCCGACGACGACAGAGAACACGTGTGTGAAGATCCTCGCCGACAGCGGCTGCGTCCGCAACCACAAGGCGTGCCACGACAACTGCTTCATCAAGCTCAAGGGCAATGGCGTGTGCCTTCGCGACGCGTGCTGGTGCTCCTACACATGCAAGCCATCGCTGCTGTCGCCGCCACCGGCGGCCCAGTGAAACTGCCATACAGGGCAGCGGGACGCCGAGATGACGTTCAGATTTGTGTGACATCCTAGATTCCTAGTATCCTCCTAGAGGCCGGCGGTGTCGCTTGCCATGAGGCATGCTCGAAATCGAGAATAATTTTAGATGGATGAGTTCGTGTCCAAGCCTTGCGCTTCGAGAATTGTGTGCCAACACAACGGAACGGACACACGTTCTCTGAATTCATGTATGGAATAGGTCGAACGTGTACTCCAGAGAATTCCGCGCGCTCGCCAGTCTTCCTAGCTCGTCGGCAAACCAACGGATACTCGGCGTATTTTGGATGAGCTCCTCTAGTCCTCTCTCCTCTGTTAGATGACTGCTCTtaatccatttaaatgctagtATATTGTATCTATTTTGTCCATCGGTCATCCCGTTTGATCGGGCGTTTAGCCTGCCCTGAATAAACGGCTAAACTATAGGTGACTAACTATTTAGGTTAGGTGAACACATGCCTAGTAGTATGTGGTGTTCAGTGGTCCAACTCATGTATTTCTTGTGTCAATGCACACTTTACTTGTCAGTCTCGCAATGCGACTGTTAGGGCCTGTTTGAGAGAGTTTTGCTTCAAAAACTTCAGCTTTGGTTTTCCAATTTCACTATAAAACAACTCCAGCAAATTGTTAAGGTGAGTTCCAGAAGCGTTTGGTTTGTATATGGACTCCAACTTCTATAGTACAATTGATTTGTGTGGGTTTCCTTGATTACCCTTGATGATTAGTGGGTTGTCGCCAGAGAGAACGGAAGTTGTATGTTGCGTAACCAGTGGCATGGTGGGTAATTTTCGTACAGCTTCATGAGGAGATATAAAAACAGTGTTTTTGAAGCACCCTCTAAGGAGCTTCATGAATTTCATGAAACGGGCCTCTAGTTTCGATTTTTTTTAAAACTAAAGCTCGTGGAGCTGGACCTGTTTGGGTTGAAGAAGTTCAAACGAAATTGAAATTCTTGAAGTGGAGCtctcccaaacagggccttactacGGTGGTTAGAGCTACTTTCGTTTCCTTAGTTTTTAGTAGGAGAAATAGGAATGCAGTGACTGTAATCTGTTGGCTTAATGCATCGTAGTTTTCTTTGGCGGCCATTAAAAGTATATATGCATATATACTACTTTGGAAAGAAATAAAGAAGTGTCTGTACCTGTTGACATCTGAATCTGATATATATATAGTAGGCCATGCATACATAAGCGGCCCACAGAAGAGGTTTGTTTTTGTAGCGAATCAGGCACATAAGGTTTATAACTTTACATTAATAAGGAAGAAGATTTGGCCTCACAAGCAATGGCTCTGAATTGCAGCGAGGTCTTTTTTTTTTAATTGACatgtcaaagcatgatatataagCGAGCTAATCAACCTGTTTTCCAGTTTCTGACGAAACAAAACATCGGAAAGTCACCTTTACGCCCCCGTGACTCGCTCGCTCCATCCTCCAAGAGACGGGAGAGTGTTCACATCTGCCATTATTGTCGGAAACACAGGCATTGCCACAAATAAAGCATGCATGCCTGAGCTCTGAAAGCCACCCGGCCCGGCCCGCTGTACGTACGGCTTCCTGCTGCTTGCCGTGGGCTGCCGCAATCCTGATGCGACTCCTCCCCCAACTTGAGACGACAGCGATCCATCTGTCTGCCATCGCGTTCCCCGGTCATGGCAGCTTCACACTCACACAGCGACGTCGCCGTTTCCCGCGCGGTAGCGGTAACATGCATGCAACACCTCGCGATTCTTTTGCTCCGTTTCAACGCGCCCCCTGGCCGGCCGCAAGAGCTGTGTGCCTTTCACGCGGGGGCGAAAACACCCTGCTGGTCCCCGGGTGCTGGACCGACGTCGACGTACGTGTAAGGCGCCCAGATCGGCCACGACGGAACGCGGCTCACTGCACGGGATCGGTGGTGGGCGGCGCGCGACCCCATcggccgaattttttgtattttagcccttaaacagaaataaattcacgtttagacctaaaaaaattttaaatgcagttttgtacccttagctcggcgtcatagcctatggcgccgaggtaacacagctcggcgccacagcctatggcgccgagctgtgacgtGGCCGCAACGGCTAGCTGCGTCCAGGGCTGACCTGGCGCTgacgtggcggcggcgcggcctcgtagctcggcgccacagatcttggcgccgagctacgaattcctataaaaacgcccgcgcggctggctaagagcagctcatttcatcccatttccaaacttcgtaaaaatttcctggattcaaagatttgagttggttcacttcgtagaccaaggtatgatttcgaactgattcgttttgtatattaggtttttagtttaataatttgtatacacctattatattatcatttcgattattagtttgtgtaaacttattataaagcatattaggtataagtgataattataatcgtttattagatgaaagacatgtatcgagaggcgttgtggcagaagagaggtcgtcctcgggagttatatccagacgtatctagtaaggatgctcctgttcctcctgaactccccgtgcctaactgtgactgtggcagactggcttgggtacatcaatcacaacatccagacacggctgctcgctgctactacctttgtggcactttggacgtacgtagcttatgacttatcacttaattttgttcgcattcatttttttgtagatatgtaatagtgcatctttccattattttagggacatgagaggtgtttctttttccagtggatcgatggtcctgataaatttgaccctcgatatcttcttttcgttaattggttgagtggaaagaccagt
Proteins encoded:
- the LOC100384660 gene encoding uncharacterized protein encodes the protein MSHKSERHLGVPLPCMAVSLGRRWRRQQRWLACVGAPARVAKAHAIALELDEAVVVARLVVADAAAVGEDLHTRVLCRRRELLQARRRRRHRADPFTCRQHRHHHGKDEEHCFVVGSHGHDRPVW